From the genome of Streptacidiphilus rugosus AM-16, one region includes:
- a CDS encoding VOC family protein yields the protein MINGAHVVIYSSDAEADRAFLADVLGLPSVDAGHGWLIFRAPPAEIAVHPTETVHSHELMLMCDDLTATVAELEAKGVEFTRPVQQLAWGLLTGLRLPGGGDLALYEPRHPVAHG from the coding sequence GTGATCAACGGCGCACATGTGGTGATCTACAGCAGCGACGCGGAGGCCGACCGTGCCTTCCTGGCGGACGTCCTCGGTCTGCCGAGCGTCGACGCCGGCCACGGCTGGCTGATCTTCCGGGCCCCGCCCGCCGAGATCGCCGTCCATCCGACCGAGACGGTGCACTCGCACGAGCTGATGCTCATGTGCGACGACCTCACCGCGACCGTCGCCGAACTCGAGGCCAAGGGCGTCGAGTTCACCCGTCCGGTCCAACAGCTGGCCTGGGGCCTGCTGACCGGGCTCCGCCTGCCGGGAGGGGGTGACCTGGCCCTCTACGAGCCACGTCACCCCGTTGCCCACGGCTGA
- a CDS encoding cysteine hydrolase codes for MPIDPATTALVLIEFQNEFTSEGGVLHNAVRPVMEATGMLDNARRLVAEARAAGVSIVHAPISFAPGYHEITRHPYGILKGVVDGNAFVKGSWGADISDAMAPQEGDIVVEGKRGLDTFASTNLDFILRSKGITTIVLAGFLTNCCVESTMRTGYEHGYRVITLTDCTAAVSKEQHENAIAYDFPMFSTPMTSNELAEQLP; via the coding sequence ATGCCGATCGACCCCGCCACCACCGCCCTGGTCCTGATCGAGTTCCAGAACGAGTTCACCTCCGAGGGCGGCGTCCTGCACAACGCCGTCCGGCCCGTCATGGAGGCGACCGGGATGCTGGACAACGCCCGACGACTGGTCGCGGAGGCGCGGGCGGCGGGAGTCAGCATCGTGCACGCGCCGATCTCGTTCGCACCCGGCTACCACGAGATCACCCGGCACCCCTACGGCATCCTCAAGGGCGTGGTGGACGGCAACGCCTTCGTGAAGGGAAGCTGGGGCGCGGACATCTCCGACGCGATGGCGCCGCAGGAGGGCGACATCGTCGTCGAGGGCAAGCGCGGCCTGGACACCTTCGCCAGCACCAACCTCGACTTCATCCTGCGCAGCAAGGGCATCACCACGATCGTGCTGGCCGGTTTCCTCACCAACTGCTGCGTGGAGTCCACGATGCGCACCGGCTACGAGCACGGCTACCGGGTGATCACACTGACCGACTGCACCGCCGCGGTGTCGAAGGAACAGCACGAGAACGCCATCGCCTACGACTTCCCCATGTTCTCCACCCCGATGACCTCGAACGAACTCGCCGAACAGCTCCCCTGA
- a CDS encoding DUF3592 domain-containing protein — MFRRNWKRVTGTLIDSRIVGLNNANAASHRREAVVEFTGGDGRKVRVKIKAASGVSLPANGRPVPLLVKPDDTEAVFDRHDPSIDVNALYKAGRRAERQRLDEALRRPEN, encoded by the coding sequence ATGTTTCGTCGCAACTGGAAGCGCGTCACCGGAACGCTCATCGACTCCCGCATCGTCGGTCTGAACAACGCCAACGCAGCGTCGCACCGGCGCGAGGCCGTGGTCGAGTTCACCGGCGGCGACGGCCGGAAGGTCAGAGTCAAGATCAAGGCCGCGTCGGGCGTCTCGCTGCCCGCCAACGGGAGGCCGGTACCGCTGCTCGTCAAGCCGGACGACACCGAGGCGGTCTTCGACAGGCACGACCCCAGCATCGACGTCAACGCCCTCTACAAGGCGGGCAGACGAGCCGAGAGGCAACGGCTCGACGAGGCGTTGCGCAGGCCGGAGAACTGA
- a CDS encoding DUF1062 domain-containing protein, which yields MHTDRKARWAVRQSALPTVVRPCPDCPGTRHRPSGRIRVNASGKLLDVWLLLSCATCDRTSKVPVHERVHVSSLDPARLVAFENNDPAVVRELTMSASLATRNGYRLDWTGTWELETRMPLYALDDPSPLVVRVGFELPAPVRVERLLMLGLGLSRSAVRRMVADGRIRLPLAPDAKAHRDFELTLHSPGAVDAAKQAGLPDGAIDRRTGSAHVEAQVPPPQSPHAARAAAARA from the coding sequence ATGCATACCGACCGCAAGGCCCGCTGGGCCGTGCGTCAGTCCGCCCTGCCCACCGTCGTCCGCCCGTGCCCGGACTGCCCCGGCACGCGGCACCGTCCCTCGGGCAGGATCCGCGTCAACGCGAGCGGCAAGCTCCTCGACGTCTGGCTGCTGCTGAGCTGCGCGACCTGTGACCGGACCTCGAAGGTGCCCGTCCACGAGCGCGTCCACGTCTCCTCGCTCGATCCGGCCCGGCTGGTCGCTTTCGAGAACAACGACCCGGCCGTGGTGCGCGAGCTGACGATGAGCGCGTCGCTCGCCACCAGGAACGGCTACCGCCTCGACTGGACCGGCACCTGGGAGTTGGAGACCCGGATGCCGCTCTACGCACTGGACGACCCGTCACCGCTCGTGGTGCGGGTCGGATTCGAGCTGCCCGCCCCGGTCCGGGTGGAACGGCTCCTCATGCTCGGCCTCGGCCTCAGCCGCTCCGCGGTGCGGCGGATGGTCGCGGACGGGCGGATCCGGCTGCCGCTGGCCCCGGACGCCAAGGCGCACCGCGACTTCGAGCTCACCCTCCACAGCCCCGGGGCGGTCGACGCGGCGAAGCAGGCCGGATTGCCCGACGGCGCGATCGACCGGCGCACCGGGTCCGCCCACGTCGAGGCGCAGGTCCCGCCGCCGCAGTCGCCGCACGCGGCGAGGGCGGCAGCGGCACGGGCGTAG
- a CDS encoding UDP-N-acetylglucosamine--N-acetylmuramyl-(pentapeptide) pyrophosphoryl-undecaprenol N-acetylglucosamine transferase encodes MRRTLGRGRPFRLIVTGGGTGGHTYPALTTIRTLRAAEAASGRSIEVLWVGAAGSLEERVAEGEGITFRTVVTGKLRRSGTPLGLASLANLTDLVKVPLGVAQARSLLTEFAPDVVLATGGYVALPVGFAARLCHRPLVVHEQTVRLGLANRTLARLATRFAVSSESTLALLPESARRAAVVTGNPVRPEVMVGRADKAVEALALHGFDRRLPTVYVTGGAQGSQQINRLVCGILPWLLERANVVHQCGPDNVAELDEATATLPAELAARYRSTGYVGVELPDVLALADVVVSRSGAGTIAELTALGKASVLVPLGTSAGDEQAYNARHLADAGAAVALLGEVSAQDLRDAVGELVADDARRLDMAKRARAQGRSDAAERLVDVVLATAAGR; translated from the coding sequence ATGCGTCGTACCCTCGGCCGGGGCAGGCCCTTCCGGCTGATCGTCACCGGCGGTGGGACCGGAGGCCACACGTACCCGGCGCTCACCACGATCCGGACCCTCAGGGCGGCCGAGGCCGCCAGCGGCAGGTCCATCGAGGTCCTGTGGGTCGGGGCCGCAGGCAGCCTGGAGGAGCGCGTCGCCGAAGGCGAGGGGATCACTTTCCGCACCGTCGTCACCGGCAAGCTGCGGCGCTCCGGCACACCGCTGGGCCTGGCCTCGCTCGCCAACCTCACGGACCTGGTCAAGGTACCGCTGGGCGTGGCCCAGGCCCGGTCGCTGCTCACCGAGTTCGCGCCCGACGTGGTGCTGGCCACCGGCGGCTACGTCGCCCTCCCGGTCGGCTTCGCGGCGCGCCTGTGCCACCGGCCGCTGGTCGTGCACGAGCAGACCGTGCGGCTCGGCCTGGCCAACCGCACCCTCGCCCGCCTCGCCACCAGATTCGCCGTGTCCTCCGAGTCGACGCTCGCGCTGCTGCCGGAATCGGCCCGCCGCGCCGCGGTGGTGACGGGCAATCCGGTCCGCCCGGAGGTCATGGTCGGGCGCGCGGACAAGGCCGTCGAGGCACTGGCGCTGCACGGCTTCGACCGGCGGCTGCCGACCGTCTACGTGACCGGCGGCGCGCAGGGCTCGCAGCAGATCAACCGGCTGGTCTGCGGCATCCTTCCGTGGCTCCTGGAACGCGCCAACGTGGTGCACCAGTGCGGCCCCGACAACGTCGCCGAGCTGGACGAGGCCACCGCGACGCTGCCCGCCGAGCTGGCCGCCCGCTACCGGTCGACCGGCTACGTCGGCGTCGAACTGCCGGACGTGCTGGCGCTGGCCGACGTGGTGGTCTCCCGCAGCGGGGCCGGCACGATCGCCGAGCTGACCGCGCTGGGCAAGGCCTCGGTGCTGGTGCCGCTCGGCACCTCCGCGGGAGACGAGCAGGCCTACAACGCCCGACACCTCGCCGACGCGGGCGCGGCGGTCGCACTGCTGGGCGAGGTGTCGGCGCAGGACCTGCGCGACGCGGTCGGCGAGCTCGTCGCCGACGACGCCCGCCGCCTCGACATGGCCAAGCGGGCCCGCGCCCAGGGCCGCTCGGACGCCGCCGAGCGGCTGGTCGACGTGGTCCTCGCCACCGCGGCCGGCCGCTGA
- a CDS encoding DUF6126 family protein yields MADHVQHPARPFLPVEDGSSRTERRVNIRVFIYVIGLHVFAGFAMLLFFLGQRGA; encoded by the coding sequence TTGGCTGACCACGTCCAGCACCCGGCCCGTCCCTTCCTGCCCGTCGAGGACGGCAGTTCCCGGACCGAACGCCGGGTCAACATCCGGGTCTTCATCTACGTCATCGGTCTGCATGTCTTCGCGGGCTTTGCGATGCTGCTCTTCTTCCTCGGGCAGCGCGGGGCCTGA
- a CDS encoding helix-turn-helix domain-containing protein, producing MDAKAPGGASSQEGPGLTAEDLPGLGARLRERRLRSGLTLEAAAARIGLSPAHLSRLETAKRQPSLPVLLGLSRAYAVPLDVLLGEAPATATTVVRGAAAEPSAAGGWTYRPAGAPGRAMQALRVHVPQLLQDAVVRVHPGEEWLYVLSGRLTLTLDRERHLLEPGDSAHFDSMRPHRLAAESATGVDLLFLHTLLQSPTSELCLG from the coding sequence ATGGACGCGAAGGCACCCGGTGGTGCGAGCAGTCAGGAAGGCCCGGGCCTCACGGCCGAGGACCTGCCCGGACTCGGAGCGCGCCTGCGCGAGCGCAGGCTGCGCAGTGGACTGACCCTGGAGGCCGCTGCTGCCCGGATCGGGCTCTCGCCCGCTCACCTGTCACGTCTGGAGACCGCCAAACGCCAGCCGTCGCTCCCGGTGTTGCTCGGTCTCTCCCGAGCTTACGCCGTCCCGCTCGACGTTCTGCTGGGGGAGGCCCCCGCGACCGCGACGACGGTGGTCCGCGGTGCGGCCGCCGAGCCCAGCGCCGCCGGCGGCTGGACCTACCGCCCGGCCGGTGCGCCCGGACGCGCCATGCAGGCCCTGCGGGTGCACGTGCCGCAGCTCCTCCAGGACGCGGTCGTCCGGGTCCATCCCGGCGAGGAGTGGCTCTACGTCCTCTCCGGCCGTCTCACGCTGACGCTCGACCGTGAGCGCCACCTGCTGGAACCGGGCGACTCCGCCCACTTCGACTCCATGCGCCCGCACCGCCTGGCCGCCGAATCGGCGACCGGCGTCGACCTGCTCTTCCTGCACACGCTGCTGCAGAGCCCTACTTCGGAGTTGTGCCTTGGCTGA
- a CDS encoding ATP-binding SpoIIE family protein phosphatase produces the protein MVSEPAGDPGALGAASVLDAAGIGVWRWNRAAALLEADARTCLLLGLPGEGRPLAAAEVRARLHGEDYVRLSEIAQLVSAEGRPDDVRVRVLTADGRLLRLLHVQISPGPAGSPYPLQGTALDGHCTACTMDSAEFARSFVVPDPCRDTRKDGTPVSGVLAAPLPLDVHPPAPAIARAVTAAAASRRSTAAADPDAEREQIRRLNSMPGPDPAGRPLTPADLRRSREAFLLDAGRALAEAGTTSEVLRVAATLAMPGFSPDGQAVFGVRGTLLTVVGQHGHTTEQSTPFQMPLDTDYPAAQVVRTGRPIYLSSPEEYQRRFPATWPLAQGFDRRSWAFLPLVTAGRTTGAWLAAFGTQVEFTPDERAVLATVARMLSQALERAHTNEAERALSRGLRRSMGDSAREMDGLTVAARYVPTGGGLLVGGDWYDVIDLPGGRFALVVGDVQGHDVHAAGVMSRLRTAVHAYAVEGHRPDAVLARASRFLASVDEDRFATCVYIEADPARGRLAIARAGHPHPVLRMRDGTTVIRHVDGGLPLGLMPDGEDYPVTEVELQVGEVMLVCTDGLIETGGHDMFSGWVRVRDVMQPGPADDLESIADALIRAVHGPASHRGPGHLAERREDDIALLLLRRDQRAGAPTPVGRRLVLTIGQGQPERIATARRELRAILQDWDGPEGADAAVLLVSELLANVLLHTDQEAALLVELSGQAGERRLRIEVSDGSDELPHRRSPGEMASSGRGLVLLDLLADRWGVRPRGEGKFVWFEMSEKNDGAGQGNAADAAVADFDFAAAFGLEEAELPDDGAGERGEGEGGEGD, from the coding sequence ATGGTCAGCGAACCGGCAGGGGATCCGGGCGCGCTCGGCGCGGCCTCCGTTCTCGACGCCGCCGGCATCGGCGTGTGGCGCTGGAACCGCGCTGCGGCACTCCTGGAAGCCGATGCCAGGACCTGCCTGCTGCTGGGCCTGCCCGGCGAGGGCCGCCCGCTGGCGGCGGCGGAGGTGCGCGCCCGGCTGCACGGCGAGGACTACGTCCGGCTCAGCGAGATCGCGCAGCTGGTCTCCGCCGAGGGCCGCCCCGACGACGTCAGGGTCCGCGTACTGACGGCCGACGGCCGCCTGCTGCGGTTGCTGCACGTGCAGATATCGCCGGGCCCGGCCGGCAGCCCCTATCCGCTCCAGGGCACCGCGCTGGACGGGCACTGCACCGCCTGCACCATGGACTCGGCGGAGTTCGCCCGCTCGTTCGTCGTCCCCGACCCCTGCCGCGACACCCGCAAGGACGGCACGCCCGTCTCCGGCGTGCTCGCCGCGCCCCTTCCCCTCGACGTCCACCCGCCGGCCCCGGCGATCGCCCGGGCCGTGACGGCGGCCGCCGCGAGCAGGCGGTCCACGGCGGCCGCGGACCCCGACGCCGAGCGCGAGCAGATCCGCAGGCTCAACAGCATGCCGGGGCCCGACCCGGCAGGTCGGCCGCTGACTCCGGCGGATCTGCGCCGCTCCCGCGAGGCCTTCCTTCTCGACGCAGGGCGTGCGCTCGCCGAGGCGGGCACCACGAGCGAGGTGCTGCGCGTCGCGGCGACGCTCGCCATGCCCGGCTTCTCCCCCGACGGCCAGGCCGTCTTCGGGGTGCGCGGCACCCTGCTCACCGTCGTCGGCCAGCACGGCCACACCACGGAGCAGAGCACCCCCTTCCAGATGCCGCTGGACACCGACTACCCCGCCGCGCAGGTGGTGCGCACCGGCCGGCCCATCTACCTGTCCTCCCCCGAGGAGTACCAGCGCCGCTTTCCTGCGACCTGGCCGCTGGCCCAGGGCTTCGACCGCCGGTCCTGGGCGTTCCTGCCGCTGGTGACCGCCGGTCGGACCACCGGCGCCTGGCTGGCCGCCTTCGGGACGCAGGTCGAGTTCACCCCCGACGAGCGGGCCGTGCTGGCGACCGTCGCCCGGATGCTGTCCCAGGCGCTGGAACGCGCGCACACCAACGAGGCCGAACGCGCCCTCTCCCGCGGCCTGCGCCGCAGCATGGGCGACTCCGCCCGGGAGATGGACGGGCTGACCGTCGCCGCGCGCTACGTGCCGACCGGCGGCGGACTGCTGGTCGGCGGCGACTGGTACGACGTGATCGACCTGCCCGGTGGGCGGTTCGCCCTGGTGGTAGGCGACGTGCAGGGGCACGACGTGCACGCGGCCGGCGTCATGTCGCGGCTGCGCACCGCCGTGCACGCCTACGCCGTCGAGGGGCACCGGCCCGACGCCGTGCTGGCGCGCGCCTCGCGCTTCCTGGCGAGCGTGGACGAGGACCGGTTCGCCACCTGCGTCTACATCGAGGCGGACCCCGCCCGCGGTCGGCTCGCGATCGCCCGCGCCGGGCACCCGCACCCGGTGCTGCGGATGCGGGACGGCACCACGGTGATCCGGCACGTCGACGGCGGCCTGCCGCTCGGCCTCATGCCGGACGGCGAGGACTACCCGGTCACCGAGGTCGAGTTGCAGGTCGGCGAGGTCATGCTGGTCTGCACGGACGGGCTGATCGAGACCGGCGGGCACGACATGTTCAGCGGCTGGGTCCGGGTCCGCGACGTCATGCAGCCCGGCCCGGCGGACGATCTGGAGAGCATCGCCGACGCGCTGATCCGGGCCGTGCACGGCCCCGCCTCGCACCGCGGCCCCGGGCACCTGGCCGAGCGACGCGAGGACGACATCGCCCTGCTGCTGCTCCGCCGCGACCAGCGCGCGGGCGCGCCCACACCGGTCGGCCGGCGCCTGGTCCTGACGATCGGCCAGGGACAGCCGGAACGGATCGCCACCGCCCGCCGCGAACTGCGGGCCATCCTCCAGGACTGGGACGGCCCCGAGGGCGCGGACGCCGCCGTGCTCCTGGTCTCCGAACTGCTGGCCAACGTGCTGCTGCACACCGACCAGGAGGCCGCGCTGCTGGTCGAGCTCTCCGGCCAGGCCGGTGAACGCCGACTGCGCATCGAGGTCTCCGACGGCAGTGACGAACTCCCGCACCGGCGCTCGCCCGGCGAGATGGCCTCCTCCGGCCGCGGACTGGTCCTGCTGGACCTGCTGGCGGACCGCTGGGGCGTCCGCCCGCGCGGCGAGGGCAAGTTCGTCTGGTTCGAGATGAGCGAGAAGAACGACGGCGCCGGGCAGGGCAACGCGGCGGACGCCGCTGTGGCCGACTTCGACTTCGCCGCCGCGTTCGGCCTGGAGGAGGCCGAGCTGCCGGACGACGGCGCGGGCGAGCGCGGCGAGGGCGAGGGCGGCGAGGGCGACTGA
- a CDS encoding DUF3224 domain-containing protein, which translates to MRASGTFSVVSFVPATVSTASAETAPVPVETALPVGVSTMEKQYQGEVAGRSTTVFTAAYDMAAGVGTYLAMESFEGTLGGHKGAFNFVHSATTTGGSREAQFFALVPASGTGELAGITGTGGMAIDADGTHRIWFDYELASGA; encoded by the coding sequence ATGCGCGCATCAGGGACGTTCTCCGTCGTCAGTTTTGTTCCCGCCACCGTGTCCACGGCCTCGGCCGAGACGGCGCCCGTCCCGGTCGAGACGGCTCTGCCGGTCGGCGTCTCCACGATGGAAAAGCAGTACCAGGGCGAGGTGGCCGGGCGGTCCACCACCGTGTTCACGGCCGCCTACGACATGGCCGCCGGCGTCGGCACCTACCTCGCGATGGAGTCCTTCGAGGGCACGCTGGGCGGCCACAAGGGCGCGTTCAACTTCGTGCACTCGGCCACCACCACCGGCGGGAGCCGTGAGGCGCAGTTCTTCGCCCTGGTCCCGGCCAGCGGTACGGGCGAGCTGGCCGGGATCACCGGCACCGGCGGGATGGCGATCGACGCCGACGGTACGCACCGGATCTGGTTCGACTACGAGCTCGCCTCCGGAGCCTGA
- a CDS encoding Mut7-C RNAse domain-containing protein produces MDGPEIIVRFAPELHVFVSAARRAAEGARVRTDGSSTLGHLVESLGVPLTEVGRLVGDDAGELAPSYVPAAGDSIGVEAVVRPQALPGPARFLLDVHLGTLARRLRLLGVDAAYESTDIGDAALAAQSAREERVMLSRDRGLLHRRELWAGAYVYSHRPEEQLDDVLGRFAPPLAPWTRCVNCNGELRPASLDEVRDQLRAGTERSYDTFSLCTGCGRAYWRGAHQDALNDIVADVLRRYDMTGSQRG; encoded by the coding sequence GTGGACGGACCAGAGATCATCGTCAGATTCGCCCCCGAGCTGCACGTGTTCGTGTCGGCCGCCCGGCGCGCCGCCGAGGGTGCGCGGGTGCGCACCGACGGGTCGTCGACGCTCGGCCACCTCGTGGAGTCGCTGGGCGTCCCGCTCACCGAGGTCGGCCGCCTGGTCGGCGACGACGCGGGCGAGCTCGCCCCCTCGTACGTGCCCGCCGCCGGGGACAGCATCGGGGTGGAGGCCGTGGTCCGGCCCCAGGCGCTGCCGGGTCCGGCCCGCTTCCTGCTCGACGTGCACCTCGGCACGCTGGCCAGGCGCCTGCGGCTGCTCGGCGTCGACGCCGCCTACGAGAGCACCGACATCGGCGACGCCGCGTTGGCGGCGCAGTCCGCGCGCGAGGAGCGGGTGATGCTCTCGCGCGACCGCGGACTGCTGCACCGGCGCGAGCTGTGGGCCGGAGCGTACGTCTACAGCCACCGCCCCGAGGAGCAGCTCGACGACGTGCTCGGACGCTTCGCGCCGCCGCTCGCGCCGTGGACCCGCTGCGTCAACTGCAACGGCGAACTGCGTCCCGCCTCGCTCGACGAGGTGCGCGACCAGCTGCGCGCCGGGACGGAGCGCTCCTACGACACCTTCTCGCTGTGCACCGGCTGCGGCCGGGCGTACTGGCGCGGCGCGCACCAGGACGCCCTCAACGACATCGTCGCGGACGTGCTGCGGCGCTACGACATGACGGGATCCCAGCGGGGCTGA
- a CDS encoding nuclear transport factor 2-like protein, translating to MTIATDKLSDPVVRHAVAAINAHDRDAFVGLLAADATMSDDGSDRDLHDWIDREIFGSGGRMDVQKESDGGRKLLAQFRNDTWGEMSTVWRFEVVDGRIRRFETGQA from the coding sequence ATGACCATCGCCACCGACAAACTCAGCGACCCCGTCGTCCGCCACGCCGTCGCCGCGATCAACGCCCACGACCGGGACGCCTTCGTCGGGCTCCTCGCCGCCGACGCGACGATGTCCGACGACGGCTCCGACCGGGACCTGCACGACTGGATCGACCGCGAGATCTTCGGATCCGGCGGCCGGATGGACGTCCAGAAGGAGTCCGACGGCGGGCGCAAGCTGCTCGCCCAGTTCCGCAACGACACCTGGGGCGAGATGAGCACCGTCTGGCGCTTCGAGGTCGTGGACGGGCGGATCCGGCGGTTCGAGACCGGTCAGGCCTGA
- a CDS encoding universal stress protein, translating into MSQSAEKAPDVIVVGVDGSTHAREALRAAIRQAELTDGVVHAVMAWEWPSIFSVPEPTPGTEGLTFEQQAVRRLAEAVEEVTGPGPQPRVRQRVLQGSATQVLLDAAEDAALLVVGSRGYGGFKGIMLGSVSQHLAQYAHCSVLIVREPEAQA; encoded by the coding sequence ATGAGCCAGAGCGCCGAGAAGGCACCCGACGTCATCGTGGTCGGGGTCGACGGCTCGACCCACGCGCGCGAGGCGCTGCGCGCGGCGATCCGGCAGGCCGAACTGACCGACGGCGTCGTGCACGCGGTGATGGCCTGGGAGTGGCCGAGCATCTTCTCCGTGCCCGAGCCCACGCCGGGCACGGAGGGTCTCACCTTCGAGCAGCAGGCCGTGCGCAGGCTCGCCGAGGCCGTCGAGGAGGTCACCGGCCCCGGCCCGCAGCCGCGGGTCCGCCAGCGGGTCCTCCAGGGCTCCGCGACCCAGGTCCTGCTGGACGCGGCGGAGGACGCGGCGCTCCTGGTCGTCGGCAGCCGCGGCTACGGCGGCTTCAAGGGCATCATGCTCGGCTCGGTGAGCCAGCATCTCGCGCAGTACGCGCACTGCTCGGTGCTGATCGTGCGGGAGCCCGAGGCTCAGGCCTGA